The following are from one region of the Bradyrhizobium sediminis genome:
- the dprA gene encoding DNA-processing protein DprA, with protein sequence MDTRTSTTHLTDAERIDRLRLIRSDNVGPRTFRSLLHHFGNARAALERLPELARRGGAARPGRICSEEDAGAELAASQRIGVSLLAPDEVSYPPRLATLDDAPPLLGVRGAPDALMRPMIAVVGSRNASGAGLKFAGTLARDLSDAGFVIVSGLARGIDQAAHRASISGGTVAVLAGGHDRIYPPEHEDLLAAILDSGGAAISEMPLGHVPRARDFPRRNRLISGAALGVVVVEAALRSGSLITARIAAEQGREVFAVPGSPLDPRAAGTNDLIKQGATLTTEASDIITAVEPIMGRPLDLRESDDEPLDVEPGTSDRARITALLGPTPVLLDDLIRMAGVSPAVVRAVLLELELAGRLERHGGGLVSLI encoded by the coding sequence ATGGACACTAGAACCAGCACCACCCACCTCACCGACGCCGAGCGGATCGACCGGCTGCGGCTGATCCGCAGTGACAATGTCGGTCCCCGCACCTTCCGCTCGCTGCTCCATCATTTCGGCAATGCGCGCGCCGCGCTGGAGCGGCTGCCCGAGCTGGCGCGGCGTGGCGGCGCGGCGCGTCCGGGCCGGATCTGCAGCGAGGAGGATGCGGGCGCCGAACTGGCTGCCAGCCAGAGGATCGGCGTCAGCCTGCTTGCGCCGGACGAGGTCAGCTATCCGCCGCGGCTCGCCACCCTCGACGATGCGCCGCCCTTGCTCGGTGTGCGCGGCGCGCCCGACGCGCTGATGCGGCCGATGATCGCCGTGGTCGGCTCGCGCAACGCCTCCGGCGCCGGGCTGAAATTTGCCGGCACCCTGGCGCGCGATCTCAGCGATGCCGGTTTTGTCATCGTGTCGGGACTGGCGCGCGGCATCGACCAGGCGGCGCATCGCGCCAGTATCAGCGGCGGCACCGTGGCGGTGCTGGCCGGCGGCCATGACCGGATCTATCCGCCCGAGCACGAAGACCTGCTGGCTGCGATACTCGATTCCGGCGGGGCTGCGATTTCGGAAATGCCGCTGGGGCACGTGCCGCGCGCCCGCGATTTTCCAAGGCGCAACCGGCTGATCTCGGGGGCAGCACTTGGCGTTGTCGTCGTCGAAGCCGCGCTTCGCTCGGGATCGCTGATCACGGCAAGAATCGCCGCCGAACAGGGCCGCGAGGTTTTCGCGGTGCCGGGCTCGCCGCTCGATCCGCGCGCCGCCGGCACCAACGATTTGATCAAGCAGGGCGCGACGCTGACCACGGAAGCCTCCGACATCATCACCGCCGTCGAGCCGATCATGGGACGCCCGCTCGATTTGCGCGAATCCGACGATGAGCCGCTGGATGTCGAGCCCGGAACAAGCGACCGCGCGCGCATCACTGCCCTGCTCGGGCCGACGCCGGTGCTGCTCGACGATCTGATCCGGATGGCCGGCGTCTCGCCGGCCGTGGTGCGCGCCGTGCTGCTGGAACTCGAACTCGCCGGACGTCTCGAACGCCACGGCGGCGGGCTGGTGTCGCTGATTTAA